One Terriglobales bacterium genomic window carries:
- a CDS encoding metallopeptidase TldD-related protein codes for MKRGGWLLAGAVVVLAAISAPAQQPTPSTSDYPVLRAMSAELERSRSRLQLEQLDRPYYIEYSVTDAQEHSVDAAFGALLQENRQRSRLIRAVVRVGDYKNDSYFGPGQGQVAFATLGDDELALRYQLWLATDAAYKNALAARSAKQAMLQGLVVEHAVDDFSREASTISIGPLVAGEKDPDGRRDLARDISALFRDDPKIDAANVHFEYRGVNRYFVNTEGTVGRSGGENYTLYFTASSQAPDGMRLGLSRDWVMARGEELPSAEVVGEAARKLIADLAALRQAPVVEDTYRGPVLFAADAAKMIFWNMVGPAITGDQPAPSDSARTTGPWASYYKSRVLPDFLSVVDDPTIASFNGRTLVGSYELDDEGVTAMPVTVVDKGMLTNYLLGRRPIRDFPRSNGHGRAAPGGAPVASFANLFVRANPGYSFEEMKQKLIEMCKQQGKPYGILVYSAASGNNVVPELMYRVWTDDGRMELVRGGTFAELDMRTLRNEIVAAGDDLQADNSNEAIPKAVINPSVLFEELEVQRNTRLQETLPSYPPPAMRTAGA; via the coding sequence ATGAAGCGTGGCGGCTGGCTTCTGGCTGGGGCGGTCGTGGTGCTGGCAGCGATTTCCGCGCCCGCCCAGCAGCCCACTCCGAGCACCAGCGATTATCCCGTGCTGCGCGCCATGAGCGCCGAGCTGGAGCGCTCGCGGTCGCGGCTGCAACTAGAACAGCTCGATCGGCCTTACTACATCGAGTACTCGGTGACCGATGCGCAGGAACACTCGGTGGATGCCGCGTTTGGCGCCCTCCTGCAGGAGAACCGCCAACGCAGCCGCTTGATCCGGGCCGTGGTGCGGGTGGGCGATTACAAGAACGACAGCTATTTCGGCCCCGGCCAGGGACAGGTGGCTTTCGCCACCCTGGGCGACGATGAACTGGCCCTGCGCTATCAGCTCTGGCTGGCCACGGACGCCGCTTACAAGAACGCCCTGGCGGCCCGCTCGGCGAAGCAGGCCATGCTCCAAGGTTTGGTGGTCGAGCACGCGGTGGACGACTTCTCACGCGAAGCGAGCACGATCTCCATCGGCCCCCTGGTTGCGGGAGAGAAGGACCCGGACGGCCGTCGCGACCTGGCGCGTGATATCTCGGCCCTGTTCCGCGACGATCCCAAGATCGACGCGGCCAATGTCCATTTCGAATATCGCGGCGTCAACCGCTACTTTGTGAATACCGAAGGCACAGTGGGCCGCAGCGGCGGGGAGAATTACACCCTGTACTTCACCGCATCCAGCCAGGCGCCGGACGGCATGCGGCTGGGCCTGAGCCGCGACTGGGTCATGGCCCGCGGGGAGGAGCTTCCGTCCGCCGAAGTGGTGGGCGAAGCGGCGCGCAAACTCATCGCCGACCTCGCTGCACTGCGCCAGGCGCCCGTGGTGGAGGATACGTACCGCGGTCCGGTTCTGTTCGCCGCCGACGCCGCCAAAATGATCTTCTGGAACATGGTCGGCCCGGCCATCACCGGGGACCAGCCGGCGCCCAGCGATTCCGCCCGCACGACCGGTCCCTGGGCCTCGTACTACAAGAGCCGCGTGCTGCCGGATTTCCTGAGCGTGGTGGACGATCCCACCATCGCCAGCTTCAACGGCCGCACCCTGGTGGGGAGCTATGAGCTGGACGACGAAGGGGTCACGGCCATGCCCGTCACAGTAGTCGACAAGGGCATGCTGACCAACTACCTGCTTGGGCGTCGGCCCATCCGTGATTTTCCCCGGTCCAACGGTCACGGACGCGCGGCGCCGGGTGGTGCGCCCGTGGCCAGCTTTGCCAACTTGTTTGTGCGCGCCAATCCGGGATACTCCTTCGAGGAGATGAAGCAGAAGCTCATCGAAATGTGCAAGCAACAGGGCAAGCCGTACGGCATCTTGGTGTACAGCGCCGCATCCGGTAACAATGTAGTGCCGGAGCTGATGTACCGCGTATGGACCGACGATGGGCGCATGGAGCTGGTCCGCGGCGGCACCTTCGCCGAGCTGGACATGCGAACCTTGCGCAACGAGATCGTGGCCGCTGGCGACGATCTGCAAGCCGACAACAGCAACGAGGCCATCCCCAAGGCGGTGATCAATCCTTCGGTGCTGTTCGAAGAGCTGGAAGTGCAGCGCAACACGCGCCTGCAAGAGACGCTGCCGTCCTACCCGCCGCCGGCCATGCGAACCGCCGGCGCC
- a CDS encoding metallopeptidase TldD-related protein: protein MSQFRVRPVAVLLTWILVSIPATGGASKPAAPDASSALLLETLEQELSRAMQELSKAKPAPYYISYAASEHRVEVVSGSQGDLFDPISRQVRSVDVTVRVGNHQLDNTHNHRRPSGLGSTLLPIEDDRAAIARALWLTTDRQYKVASRALLEVQTEHKVKAEEEDSSPDFSSQKPQVFIGRPGTASRVDREVWRERVKRLSGLFREYPEIYGSYVTLVTDTSTRYFVSSEGSRVLTSEALTRLIAYAETRTDDGMELFRAETFDASSPDGLPDEAMVAAKIHKLAEDLRALRKAPLVEPYAGPALLSGRAAAVFFHEVLGHRLEGQRQRGDEEGQTFAKKVNQKILPDFLSVVDDPTLQTLDGVELNGYYQYDDEGVPGQRAEVVKDGVLRGFLMSRMPVQGFAESNGHGRAQEGLMPVGRQANLIVSSTHTVPDAHLRQKLIDEVKRQNKPYGLYFEDIAGGFTLTTRFLPQAFQILPIMVWRVYPDGRPDELVRGVDIVGTPLVALNRLIITGDTTQVFNGICGAESGNVPVSAAAPAILFSEIEVQKKAVSRNRPPILPPPAFDSGARPLEVLR, encoded by the coding sequence ATGAGTCAGTTTCGTGTTCGTCCTGTTGCTGTCCTTCTGACCTGGATACTGGTTTCGATTCCGGCGACCGGCGGCGCGTCCAAGCCCGCTGCACCGGATGCGTCCTCGGCCCTGCTGCTGGAGACGCTCGAACAAGAGCTCAGCCGTGCCATGCAGGAGCTTTCCAAAGCGAAACCCGCTCCTTACTACATCAGCTACGCGGCCTCTGAGCATCGCGTGGAGGTGGTCTCTGGCAGCCAGGGAGATCTGTTCGATCCCATCTCCCGGCAGGTGCGCTCGGTGGACGTGACCGTGCGCGTCGGCAACCACCAGCTCGACAACACGCATAATCATCGCCGCCCCAGCGGCTTGGGTTCGACGCTGCTGCCCATTGAGGATGACCGGGCGGCGATAGCGCGCGCTCTATGGCTGACCACCGACCGCCAGTACAAGGTGGCCTCGCGCGCACTGCTGGAAGTACAGACGGAGCACAAGGTGAAGGCGGAGGAGGAAGACTCTTCGCCGGACTTCAGCAGCCAGAAGCCCCAAGTGTTTATCGGAAGGCCGGGTACGGCGTCGCGGGTGGATCGCGAGGTCTGGCGGGAGCGGGTGAAGCGCCTCTCCGGGCTGTTCCGGGAGTATCCGGAAATCTACGGCTCTTACGTCACTCTCGTGACAGACACTTCCACCCGCTACTTTGTTTCCAGCGAGGGGTCACGCGTTCTGACTTCGGAGGCGCTCACCCGTCTGATCGCCTATGCGGAGACGCGGACCGATGATGGCATGGAGCTATTCCGCGCCGAGACGTTTGATGCCTCCTCGCCTGACGGTTTGCCCGACGAGGCCATGGTGGCCGCAAAGATCCACAAGCTGGCCGAGGACCTGCGCGCGCTGCGTAAGGCGCCGCTGGTGGAACCCTACGCCGGGCCGGCGCTGCTCTCCGGACGGGCGGCCGCTGTGTTCTTCCACGAAGTGCTCGGGCACCGTCTGGAGGGCCAGCGGCAGCGTGGCGACGAGGAAGGCCAGACCTTCGCGAAGAAAGTGAACCAGAAGATTCTGCCAGACTTCCTGAGCGTGGTGGACGACCCCACGCTGCAGACCCTGGACGGAGTCGAGCTCAACGGCTACTACCAATATGACGACGAGGGCGTGCCTGGGCAGCGGGCGGAAGTGGTGAAGGACGGTGTGCTGCGAGGCTTCCTCATGTCGCGCATGCCGGTACAGGGCTTCGCCGAGTCCAACGGCCACGGCCGGGCCCAGGAAGGGCTGATGCCGGTCGGGCGTCAGGCCAACCTCATTGTCAGTTCCACTCACACCGTGCCCGACGCCCACCTGCGCCAGAAGCTGATTGACGAGGTGAAGCGCCAGAACAAGCCCTATGGCCTGTACTTCGAGGACATCGCCGGCGGTTTCACGTTGACGACGCGTTTCTTGCCGCAGGCGTTCCAGATCCTCCCCATCATGGTGTGGCGCGTGTATCCCGATGGGCGCCCGGACGAGCTGGTGCGCGGCGTGGACATCGTAGGCACGCCCCTGGTGGCGCTGAACCGGCTGATCATCACCGGCGACACCACCCAGGTCTTCAATGGCATTTGTGGAGCGGAGAGCGGCAACGTTCCGGTATCGGCCGCGGCTCCGGCCATCCTGTTCTCTGAGATCGAGGTGCAGAAGAAGGCGGTTTCGCGCAACCGGCCTCCCATCCTGCCGCCGCCCGCGTTCGACAGCGGCGCCCGGCCTCTGGAGGTCTTGCGATGA
- a CDS encoding alkaline phosphatase family protein — MSNRLRFMGLALLALFVVGVSVAARAEQKASKKNPKVLVIGVNGAEWDFLRPLLVRGELPNLARLVNNGTSGYLKTISSPNCPKVYTTFFTSAPPSENGITGFVVNGQTANTHMLKEEPIWSILSKNGVSVGMANVPGTFPVMPVDGYMVSGMLTRGKDCEDGVLCAPKLTEVEGGDAVYPAALKDELLANVGDFYIDCSRIPKLEALAGNEAEGVNQWLARVDTIRAQQTKVFDYLLTKYPKDFTFLVQSCEDRVGHWLYPIQPHNVGYNEKVHRARVDAFPNQYRAFDKVLGMILKHVDENTYVFLVSDHGIKPLRYADHGEHMDHPMDSVIAKHDFTDGDEVPGAFIAMGPGIKKGVQLSGLPVSAFDVAPTILHLYGIPQPKQMKGRVLTELFADGTKVAEAPAKTEHAH; from the coding sequence ATGTCGAACCGGTTAAGATTCATGGGCTTGGCGCTGCTGGCGCTATTTGTGGTCGGAGTCTCGGTGGCAGCCCGAGCCGAGCAGAAGGCCTCTAAGAAGAACCCGAAGGTCCTGGTGATCGGGGTCAACGGAGCAGAGTGGGACTTCCTGCGTCCGTTACTGGTGCGAGGCGAGCTGCCCAACCTTGCCCGCTTGGTCAACAACGGGACGTCGGGATACTTGAAGACCATTTCTTCACCCAACTGTCCCAAGGTGTACACCACTTTCTTTACCAGCGCTCCTCCGTCCGAGAACGGAATCACAGGTTTTGTGGTGAATGGCCAGACGGCCAACACCCACATGCTGAAGGAGGAGCCCATCTGGTCCATTCTCTCCAAGAACGGGGTTTCGGTAGGCATGGCCAATGTGCCAGGCACTTTCCCCGTAATGCCTGTAGACGGCTACATGGTCAGCGGCATGCTCACCCGCGGCAAGGACTGCGAAGACGGCGTCCTGTGCGCTCCCAAGTTGACTGAAGTCGAAGGCGGCGATGCCGTTTACCCGGCTGCGCTGAAGGACGAGCTGCTGGCCAACGTAGGCGACTTCTACATCGACTGCTCCCGCATCCCCAAGCTGGAAGCTCTTGCCGGAAACGAAGCAGAAGGCGTCAACCAATGGTTGGCGAGAGTGGATACCATCCGCGCCCAGCAAACCAAGGTTTTTGATTACCTCTTGACCAAGTACCCCAAGGACTTCACCTTCCTGGTGCAGTCGTGCGAGGACCGCGTGGGTCATTGGCTCTATCCCATCCAGCCGCACAACGTGGGCTACAACGAGAAGGTCCACCGGGCACGCGTGGACGCGTTCCCCAACCAGTACCGTGCCTTTGACAAAGTGCTGGGCATGATCCTGAAGCACGTAGATGAAAACACCTACGTGTTCCTGGTCTCCGACCACGGAATCAAGCCGCTGCGCTACGCCGACCATGGAGAGCATATGGACCATCCCATGGACAGCGTTATTGCCAAGCATGATTTCACCGATGGCGACGAGGTTCCGGGCGCTTTCATTGCCATGGGACCGGGCATCAAGAAGGGTGTCCAGTTGTCGGGTCTGCCGGTGAGCGCGTTCGATGTGGCGCCCACCATATTGCACCTCTACGGCATCCCGCAGCCCAAGCAAATGAAGGGTCGCGTGTTGACGGAACTGTTTGCGGACGGCACCAAGGTAGCGGAAGCTCCAGCCAAGACGGAGCACGCCCACTAA
- a CDS encoding sulfatase-like hydrolase/transferase, whose amino-acid sequence MRLERYFLVFLLMLASAPRTLAQRQPDVYLITLDTVRADHVGCYGYEKGQTPTLDRLCRDGIRFSRTFTPSPITNTSHASILTGLLPSAHGVTDFGVPLAGAHATWAQLLKQHGYHTAAFIGAVILDSSSLAPGLDRGFDSYDNFPNLPKSTPRWGRVERRGMEVVERAIQWMERNRGGPRFVWVHLYDPHDPYEAPAPFAETFRDHPYDGEIAYADAALGKLLAYLDRQQRYRSSLIVVVGDHGEGLGEHKEETHGIFLYDSTLHVPLMVKLPGGAGAGSSNATQVRTIDILPTVLAQLKMNVPEELQGRSLTPLLSGEALPEAPAIGETDYPLRFGWAPLRSVRRENSKFIEAPRPEFYDLATDPGETRNVYEPWSPKVQAARAVLADIRSNTEAARSAGQVPQETLEHLKALGYLGTDPGQTNVPEPSLLPDPKDKIELQNLLHRALMADEGGQPGIARAALEEAIAMDATSAVAFLQLGQIELAQGDYARAAGHLARARTLRPNDAAAAWYQGQALEKLNDLAGARDALNESLRLTPGQYEARLLLGRVYARLGDANAARDQLEAAVLLRPKAATARVELARILLGEKRYADATRQLERAAQTEPSAELYRLLAQSYRGLGRTEEAQRAEAQAALLLKKDQAP is encoded by the coding sequence ATGCGTTTGGAGAGATATTTTCTTGTCTTCCTGCTGATGCTGGCGTCCGCTCCGCGCACCCTGGCGCAGCGACAACCGGACGTCTACCTGATCACCTTGGACACCGTGCGGGCCGACCACGTCGGCTGCTACGGTTACGAAAAGGGTCAAACTCCAACCCTCGATCGGCTGTGTCGCGACGGCATCCGTTTCTCTCGTACTTTCACTCCCAGCCCGATCACCAACACCTCCCATGCCAGCATTCTCACTGGACTCCTGCCAAGCGCGCACGGCGTCACCGATTTCGGAGTGCCCCTGGCCGGTGCGCACGCCACCTGGGCGCAACTGCTGAAGCAGCACGGCTACCATACCGCGGCGTTCATTGGAGCGGTGATTCTCGACAGCAGCAGTCTGGCGCCGGGTCTGGACCGCGGCTTCGACTCTTACGACAACTTCCCGAACCTCCCCAAGTCCACGCCCCGCTGGGGCAGGGTGGAGCGGCGAGGGATGGAGGTGGTGGAGAGAGCCATCCAGTGGATGGAGCGAAACCGGGGTGGGCCGCGCTTTGTGTGGGTGCATCTCTATGATCCGCACGATCCCTACGAAGCGCCAGCCCCATTCGCAGAGACATTTCGCGACCACCCGTACGACGGCGAGATTGCCTACGCCGACGCCGCATTGGGCAAGCTGCTGGCTTATCTGGACCGCCAGCAGCGCTACCGCTCCTCGCTCATCGTCGTGGTCGGGGACCACGGCGAAGGCCTGGGCGAGCACAAGGAAGAGACCCACGGCATCTTCCTCTATGACTCCACCCTGCATGTGCCCCTGATGGTGAAGCTCCCAGGTGGAGCCGGTGCTGGCAGCAGCAATGCGACCCAGGTGCGCACGATCGACATCCTGCCGACCGTGCTCGCCCAATTGAAAATGAACGTACCCGAAGAGCTTCAGGGCCGCTCGCTCACGCCGCTTCTGAGCGGGGAAGCGCTGCCGGAAGCCCCGGCTATTGGGGAGACTGATTACCCGCTGCGTTTTGGGTGGGCGCCGCTGCGATCGGTTCGGCGCGAGAATTCCAAGTTCATCGAGGCGCCGCGGCCGGAGTTCTACGATCTGGCGACGGACCCCGGCGAAACCCGCAACGTTTACGAGCCTTGGAGTCCAAAGGTGCAAGCGGCGCGCGCCGTGCTCGCGGATATCCGATCGAACACGGAAGCCGCGAGGAGCGCCGGGCAGGTTCCGCAGGAGACCCTGGAACACCTGAAGGCGCTGGGATATCTTGGTACCGATCCCGGGCAGACCAACGTGCCCGAACCCTCGTTGCTTCCGGACCCCAAGGACAAGATTGAGCTCCAAAATCTGCTGCATCGCGCCCTGATGGCCGATGAAGGCGGACAACCCGGCATCGCCCGCGCTGCCCTGGAAGAGGCGATCGCGATGGACGCGACGTCCGCGGTGGCCTTCCTGCAGCTAGGCCAGATCGAGCTGGCGCAAGGCGACTACGCCAGGGCTGCCGGGCACCTGGCGCGCGCTCGCACGCTGCGTCCCAACGATGCCGCGGCCGCCTGGTATCAAGGCCAGGCATTGGAGAAGCTAAACGACTTGGCGGGGGCCCGCGATGCTCTGAACGAGTCCCTACGCCTCACTCCCGGCCAGTACGAGGCACGCCTGCTTCTGGGTCGTGTCTACGCGCGTCTGGGAGACGCCAACGCTGCCCGCGACCAACTCGAGGCCGCAGTGCTGCTGCGGCCGAAAGCGGCTACGGCACGAGTCGAACTGGCCCGCATATTGCTGGGTGAGAAGCGATACGCGGACGCCACCCGTCAGTTGGAGCGTGCTGCGCAAACCGAGCCGAGCGCAGAGCTCTACCGTCTGCTGGCCCAGTCCTATCGCGGTTTGGGCCGAACGGAGGAAGCGCAACGCGCCGAAGCCCAAGCCGCATTGCTGCTCAAAAAGGATCAGGCGCCCTGA
- a CDS encoding sulfatase-like hydrolase/transferase produces MFLLLTAIAAPAGAQTGRGAARIAPPNVILITIDTLRPDHLSCYGYERLRTTNIDALAADGVLFEKAYTPVPITLPSHGSLFTGTYPMRTGLHDFSGNRLNPEQPTLAGVLRRRGYATGAVVGAAVLDSRFGLNSGFDFYYDRFDFNRMLETNLDAMERPGNVVADEALAWLRKNAHRRFLLWMHLYDPHHPYNPPAPYDQQYADSPYDGEIAFADAQVGRIISYLKQQGLYGRTLIVLAGDHGEGLGEHGEKTHGFFIYNTTMRVPLIVKPAAREAATVKRVAEPVNLVDVLPTTLELLKLPVPPEVQGRSLLPLLRGQQTERVSDLYGESFLPRLHFNWSELRGIQVENYHFIDAPKPELYDVAADPSERTNLIEQKPAVASELQKKLADLIVNYSAGKEMAEKTGLDPAMAERLQALGYAAFSGGGNPTISNRELPDPKDRIEMYELVSEALNLSQRGRYDESIENLKKAVAIEPTSVPTHYLLGLNYYRKQDWASAAIEFELVLKASPDYTLAVFNLGLAKARLGEREEAARLLRRTLELDPSNFTAAFDLGALLLRMQRVPESLEAFRQSIRILPSFGPAHRAIGEVLLYQGKPDEALVSLRTALRLMPNNSAVRVSIAKALEMKGLHQQAQEELRKARSGGSAE; encoded by the coding sequence TTGTTCTTGCTCCTCACGGCGATTGCCGCGCCGGCCGGAGCTCAAACCGGGCGCGGTGCCGCCCGTATCGCCCCGCCCAATGTCATCCTCATTACCATCGACACTTTGCGTCCCGACCATCTGAGCTGCTACGGCTACGAACGACTCCGCACCACGAACATTGACGCCCTGGCCGCCGACGGAGTGCTGTTTGAGAAGGCCTACACTCCCGTCCCCATCACGCTGCCCTCGCACGGTTCGTTGTTTACTGGCACCTATCCCATGCGCACCGGGCTGCATGACTTCAGCGGCAACCGGCTGAATCCGGAACAGCCGACCCTCGCGGGAGTGCTCCGGCGGCGCGGGTATGCTACCGGCGCCGTGGTAGGGGCGGCGGTGCTGGATTCGCGCTTTGGTCTGAATTCCGGCTTCGATTTCTATTACGACCGTTTTGATTTCAACCGCATGCTGGAAACCAACCTCGACGCCATGGAGCGCCCGGGCAACGTCGTGGCAGACGAGGCCCTGGCCTGGCTGCGCAAGAATGCGCACCGTCGTTTCCTGCTGTGGATGCACTTGTACGACCCCCATCATCCCTATAATCCGCCGGCGCCTTACGACCAGCAGTATGCGGATTCACCCTATGATGGGGAGATCGCATTTGCCGACGCTCAGGTCGGGCGGATCATCTCCTACCTAAAGCAGCAGGGGCTCTATGGGCGGACGCTCATCGTGCTGGCCGGCGATCACGGAGAAGGGCTGGGCGAACACGGAGAAAAGACCCATGGGTTTTTCATCTACAACACCACGATGCGCGTGCCTCTCATCGTCAAGCCCGCTGCTCGTGAGGCTGCAACGGTGAAGCGGGTTGCGGAACCGGTGAACCTGGTAGATGTCTTGCCTACTACGCTCGAACTGTTGAAACTACCCGTGCCTCCAGAAGTCCAAGGACGGAGCTTGCTGCCTCTTCTCCGAGGCCAGCAGACGGAACGCGTCAGTGACCTGTATGGCGAGTCCTTCTTGCCGCGCCTGCATTTCAACTGGAGTGAATTGCGCGGTATTCAGGTGGAGAACTACCACTTCATCGATGCTCCCAAGCCGGAGCTCTATGACGTGGCCGCGGATCCCAGCGAACGCACCAACCTGATTGAGCAGAAGCCCGCCGTGGCCAGCGAACTGCAGAAGAAGCTGGCAGACCTGATTGTGAACTACTCAGCAGGAAAAGAAATGGCGGAAAAGACGGGATTGGATCCAGCCATGGCCGAGCGCCTGCAAGCGCTGGGCTACGCGGCGTTCTCTGGCGGCGGCAACCCCACCATCAGCAATCGCGAACTGCCAGACCCGAAGGATCGGATCGAGATGTATGAACTGGTATCCGAGGCGCTCAACCTGAGCCAGCGCGGGCGCTATGACGAGTCCATCGAGAACCTGAAGAAGGCCGTGGCGATCGAGCCGACATCGGTCCCGACCCACTACCTGCTGGGGCTGAATTATTACCGGAAGCAAGACTGGGCCAGCGCCGCGATCGAGTTCGAGCTGGTTCTGAAGGCCAGTCCCGATTACACGCTGGCCGTATTCAACCTCGGCCTGGCCAAGGCACGGCTGGGTGAACGAGAGGAGGCGGCGCGCCTGCTGCGGCGCACGCTCGAACTCGATCCCAGCAATTTCACAGCCGCCTTCGACCTGGGTGCATTGCTGCTGCGGATGCAGCGGGTTCCCGAGAGCCTTGAGGCCTTTCGCCAGTCCATTAGGATCCTGCCGAGCTTCGGACCAGCCCATCGGGCGATTGGAGAAGTGCTGCTCTACCAAGGCAAACCGGATGAGGCGCTGGTGTCACTGCGTACCGCTTTGCGCCTCATGCCCAACAATTCAGCCGTCCGTGTCTCTATCGCTAAGGCACTGGAAATGAAGGGCTTACACCAGCAGGCACAGGAGGAGCTGCGGAAAGCCCGGTCCGGCGGATCGGCGGAATAG
- a CDS encoding sulfatase-like hydrolase/transferase produces the protein MTALLAVAAVCLPSVAQTTRKRPVHTLRPNVLLITIDTLRADRIGAYGATNVSTPGMDALAKDGILFERAIAQVPLTLPSHAGILTGMYPFSNGVQDFTGQPLAPQFRTLAQSLKQNGYTTGAIVSSFVLDRSWGLSRGFDFYFDMFAGTSFLTHDLALVERKGNLSTDRALEWLTKVSARPFFLWLHLYDPHSPYDPPEPFRTQYTGRLYDGEVAFADSQLARVIEWLKKRRLYDNTLVILVADHGESLGEHGENEHGFFIYNSTVHVPLLVKPPARVTVRERRVERPVEILAVAPTILGVLGIGDEIQKQFQAQSLLEAASEEQAESYSETFYTFSSFGWSPLHSLQTERYHYIEAPKPELYDVVVDPGEKDNLVESQPAVAAVLKEKLAGLQRRFPAPTQQPGAGGLDAETIEKLSALGYVGFRTSVTAEQLAAGLADPKDRVWEFNTILRAIDLAQLKDYEKSRVLLEQVREKEPNMYVIPFMLGEAALQQEDWVTAAKELKRCLELNPNFDQAMTAVARALHALDQTEEGMQWLDKALKLNPNNTRALYQRGWMQLKNNPDAAAASFQKVIDIQPHFALARRDLGILRIRQQRFADAAEHLAEAYRLGLNDYRLLNFLGIAYGQTGQTRKAVEVYRTALREKPDFAEAHLNLAAALERLKQPQAARAEYEEACRLEPKFCQYVPR, from the coding sequence GTGACAGCGCTTCTGGCGGTGGCCGCGGTATGCCTGCCGTCGGTGGCACAGACGACTCGAAAGCGGCCCGTTCATACTCTCCGGCCTAACGTGTTGCTCATCACCATTGATACGCTGCGCGCCGACCGCATCGGCGCCTACGGCGCCACCAACGTCTCCACGCCCGGCATGGACGCCTTGGCCAAGGACGGCATCCTCTTCGAGCGGGCTATCGCGCAGGTTCCTCTCACGCTCCCTTCCCACGCCGGCATCCTGACCGGCATGTATCCTTTTTCCAATGGGGTGCAGGACTTCACGGGGCAACCGCTGGCACCGCAGTTCCGCACCCTGGCCCAGAGTCTGAAACAGAATGGCTACACCACCGGAGCTATCGTCAGTTCGTTCGTGCTGGACCGGAGCTGGGGACTGTCGCGCGGCTTCGATTTCTACTTTGACATGTTCGCCGGCACCAGCTTCCTGACTCACGACCTGGCGCTGGTGGAGCGCAAGGGTAACCTCAGCACCGACCGCGCCCTCGAATGGCTGACCAAGGTTTCGGCCCGGCCCTTTTTCCTCTGGCTCCATCTGTACGACCCCCATAGCCCCTACGATCCCCCGGAGCCGTTTCGTACTCAATACACCGGTCGTCTCTACGACGGCGAAGTGGCGTTCGCCGATTCGCAGTTGGCACGCGTGATCGAGTGGCTGAAGAAACGCCGCCTGTATGACAACACACTCGTGATCCTGGTGGCCGACCATGGTGAATCTCTGGGTGAGCATGGAGAGAACGAGCACGGCTTCTTCATCTACAACTCCACTGTGCACGTACCGCTCCTTGTCAAGCCGCCCGCGCGCGTGACCGTGCGTGAGCGGCGGGTCGAGCGGCCAGTAGAGATCCTGGCGGTCGCGCCTACCATCTTGGGTGTGCTGGGCATAGGCGATGAGATCCAGAAGCAGTTCCAGGCGCAGAGCCTGCTCGAAGCGGCTTCCGAAGAACAGGCAGAATCATATAGCGAAACCTTCTACACCTTCAGCTCCTTCGGATGGAGTCCGCTGCACAGCCTGCAGACCGAACGGTACCACTATATCGAGGCGCCTAAACCGGAGCTGTACGACGTCGTGGTAGATCCGGGGGAGAAAGACAACCTTGTCGAGAGCCAGCCCGCCGTGGCCGCCGTTCTGAAGGAGAAGCTCGCAGGATTGCAGCGCCGCTTCCCTGCCCCGACCCAGCAGCCGGGAGCCGGGGGGCTGGACGCGGAGACCATCGAGAAGCTGAGCGCGCTCGGTTACGTCGGCTTTCGTACTTCAGTGACGGCGGAACAGCTTGCCGCCGGCCTCGCGGACCCCAAGGATCGGGTGTGGGAGTTCAACACCATCCTGCGTGCCATTGATCTGGCGCAATTGAAGGATTACGAAAAGAGCCGCGTGCTCCTGGAACAAGTGAGGGAGAAGGAACCCAACATGTACGTCATCCCGTTCATGCTGGGCGAGGCAGCCTTGCAGCAGGAGGACTGGGTAACCGCCGCCAAGGAGCTCAAGCGTTGCCTGGAACTGAATCCCAACTTCGACCAGGCGATGACGGCGGTGGCGCGAGCCCTGCATGCGCTCGATCAGACGGAAGAAGGCATGCAGTGGCTCGACAAGGCGCTGAAGCTTAATCCGAACAACACTCGGGCCCTGTACCAGCGCGGCTGGATGCAGTTGAAGAACAATCCCGACGCAGCCGCAGCGTCGTTTCAGAAAGTCATTGATATCCAGCCGCACTTCGCGTTGGCGCGCCGCGACCTGGGCATCCTGCGCATCCGTCAGCAACGCTTCGCGGATGCGGCTGAGCACCTGGCAGAAGCTTACCGCCTCGGATTGAACGATTACCGCTTGCTGAATTTCCTGGGCATTGCCTACGGCCAAACCGGACAGACCCGGAAGGCCGTCGAAGTCTATCGAACCGCCCTCCGTGAAAAGCCGGATTTTGCTGAAGCCCATCTGAACCTGGCAGCCGCGCTGGAAAGGCTCAAGCAGCCGCAGGCAGCTCGGGCGGAGTATGAGGAAGCCTGCCGCCTGGAGCCGAAGTTCTGTCAGTATGTGCCGCGCTAA